A window of Phycisphaeraceae bacterium genomic DNA:
CGTGACGGAGGCTGAATCCACCGTGAAGAGTCGTCGCGGTCAAGCATTCTTTCGGCGCGCGGTGCTGTCTGCGTATGAAGGTGCGTGCTGTGTGACAGGCATTCATGCTGGCGAGTTATTGAGGGCGAGTCATATTGTTCCATGGTCGCAAAACCACGAGCATCGGCTCGATCCAAGAAATGGCATAGCCCTGAATGCGTTGCATGACGCGTGCTTTGACCGAGGCCTTTTGACGTTTGATCAAAAGCTGCGGTTAGTCGTGGGTCGCGGCTTGAAGGACTATGTTCCGAATGGCGTTTATGACTCATTCTTTGGTCGGTTTCAGGGAGAGATGATGCGGCTACCCCTTCGGTTTCGGCCACATGATGAGTTTCTTGACTATCACCGCACGCGTATTTTTGAAGAATAGTCGGCGACAACCGCGAGCCCTCGATGGGCGAAAAGAATACACCCTTCCGTAAGGTTCGATGACACCGAACTTGATGGTCTCCCGAAGTTAGTTCTGATCTCGTTTCGCGCTTGGGTTGGGTGTTGGGGGTGGGCAGGTCGTGAGGTGCTGGGGGTGGGGTGGCAAGGAGGAGATAGACGGGGTCGAGAGGGTGTTGTCTGGCTTATGGTGGTGGGGGGTGGTTGGATCAGGCGGGGTATCGTCGGGTGAGGGCGAGTCCGCCGAGGGTCAGGAGGGCGGCGGATGCGGGTTCGGGGACGGGGAAGCCGGCGAGTTGGTAGACGAGTCCGCTTCGTTGGGTGATCCAGGCTTCGCCACGGGCGTTGTCGAAGGCGATGCCGGTGAGGTCGAGGTTGACGGTGGGGGAGATGAGGGTGAGGTCGAAGTCCTGGACGAAGTCGCCTGAGGTGGTGAGGACGCGGGTCTGCTCGATGACGTCGGTGACGATCTGGAGGTTGCCGTCGGCGTCGACGTCGATGTCGCCATAGAAGACATCGAGAGCGGGGGCACCTGCGGGGGTGACGGGGAAGTTGTTGACCTGGGAGCCATCGGCGGGGCTGAAGGCGCGGACGATGTCGGAGTCCCAGTCGATCGAGTAGATGAGGTCATCGGCGGGGTTGTAGGTGATGCCGACGGTCTGGTCGTTGCCGATGGTGAGGGTGGCGAGCACGGTGCCGTCGGCTGGATTGAGGGCGTAGACGGTGTCGGGGTTCTGATCGCCATCGACCAGGAGCATGGAGCCGGCGGGGATGCTGACGCCATTGAGGCTCATGGAGGTGTCGACGATGTCGATGTCGAAGTCGTCGGTTGATCCGCCTGGGTGGGGGATGGTGCGGAGGGGATTACCGGAGCGGTCGAAGACCTGGATGACGTTATCGAAGTCATCGAAGACGAAGACTTCGTCGTTGCCATAAGCGATTCCGATGGGGTTGTTCCCCAGGGCGTCGAATGAGGAGAGGATCTGGGCGTGGGATGCGGTGGTGATGGCGAGTGTGATGGTGATGGCTGACAGCAGCTTCATGCTTGTCTCTCTTTCTCGGTATACCCAGATTCACGCGTCGTGGGGATTACGATCGGTACGAACTATACGCCGGGTCGTAGGGTGGGCAACTATATTTCGGGTTGGGAACTGGTTGGTGACTGGCGTTACTAGAAGTGTCGTCCCCAGAGGGTGTGGAGCCGTTGGATTTCGTCGGCGTTGATTTTGGATTTGTCGGACCAGATGCCGAGGTCGAGGGCGTGGTGGGCGGGGGAGGGTTGGTCGGCGAGGGGTTGGGGGTTGCGGAGGGCTTCGCGTATGAGGGTGAGGGAGGCGGCGGTGGCTTTCTGGAGGTTGCCGATGATTTCCTGGAGGAGATCTTGTGGTGCGTGGTTTGGGGTGTGGGGTCGCCAGGAGTCGTAGTCGGTGGGGAGGGCGACGAGGGCGTAGGCGATTTCGGCTTCGCGGGCGAGTTTGGCTTCGGGCATGACGGTCATGCCGATCAAGTCCCCCCCCCACATGCGGTGGAGGTGGGATTCGGCGCGGGTTGAGAAAGCGGGTCCTTCCATGCAGATGTAGGTGCCGTTGGGTGTGACGCGGATGTTGTCGAGTTGGGTTGCGGTGTTGATGAGCCATTGGCGCATGACCGGGCAGAAGGGATCGGCGAACTCGACGTGGACGGCGGCTTGTTCGTAGAAGGTGTTGGGTCGTTTGTGGGTTTTGTCGATGATCTGGTCGGGGATCATGAGGTCGCCTGGGGCGACGGATTCGCGGAGGGATCCGACGGCGCCGGAGGCGACGATGTGGGTGACGCCTAGGGCTTTGAGCGCGAAGATGTTGGCGCGGTAGGGGACGGTGGAGGGGTTGTAGAGGTGTCCGGGCCCGTGTCGTTGGAGGAGGAAGACGGGGGTACCGGACCAGGTGGTTTCGGTGATGGGTCCGGAGGGTTTGCCGAAGGGTGTGTCGGGGAGGTGGGTGGTGCCGGATTCGGAGTTGAGGGCTTCGCCGAGGCCGGACCCGCCTATGACGGCGAGTTTGAGGGTGTTGTTGTTCATGGTGGTGATGTTAACGGCTTGGTGGTGGGGTCAGGGGGTTGTGGGTCACTTAGTATGATGGGCTTCCGCGATGATGCGGGCGTGAGGTGTGCTGTTGGACCGCGAGGCATTTCGAGAGCTGGCATTGGGGGAGATGGACTCGCTGTATCGGATGGCGATGAGTCTGTCGCGTCATCCTGACGAGGCGTCGGACCTGGTGCAGGAGACGTATCTGAAGGCGCTCAAGGCGGAGGGTCGTTTTGAGTTGCGTGAGCAGGGGATTCGGCCGTGGTTGTTTAAGATTCTGCACAACAACTTCTATACGCGTGTGGGTAAGCGGAAGCGAGAGCCGACGATCGCGGATGATCTGGAGCCTCGGGCGGCGGCGAGCACGCTGGCGGAGGATCAGCCGGCATGGGACCTGGAGCATCTGGACTGGGAGCAGGTGGACGATCGGTTGAAGCGTGCGATTGAGGAGCTGCCTGAGGCTTATCGTGAGGTGTTGTTGTTGTCGGCGGTGGAGGGTTTGAAGTATCGGGAGGTGGCGGAGGTGCTGGATATTCCGTTGGGGACGGTGATGAGTCGGCTTTATCGGACGCGGGGGATTCTGACGGGTTCGCTGGCTGAGTTGGCGGCGGAGCATGGGATGGGGAAGCGGGATGAGGAGCGTGAAGATGGGTAATCGAGCGTTGGGTCCGCGGGATTATCTTTTGTTTGGCGGGAAGGAAATGGGGGTCTGGTGTGTTGATTCGATGTGTCCGGGTTTGGGGATGGGAGGCGTTGTGCGGCCGATGATGGTCTGGGTTGAAGTCGAAAAGCGGGTGGGAGCTGAACACGATGGCTGATCTAGAGCACAAACTGGCGTTGATGGCGTACGCGGACGGCGAGTTGGATGTCGAGCAGACGATCCGGCTGCTGGGCGTGGAGGGGTTGTGCGCTGAGGATCGGGAGTCGGTTGCGGTGCAGGAGCGGCTCCGGCGGGCGTGTCGGGATTGCATGTGTCAGGCGTCGGGGAAGGCCCCGCCTGCGCCAGCTGAGTTGCGGGCTTGCATTGAGGCGGCGTTGGCGGCGGAGGGGTCGGGCGGTGATAGCGGGGGTTGGCAACGTGATCAAGGTGGGGTTTTGGCGGTGATTGGTCGTTGGGCTCCGTCGGCGGTGGCGGCGTTGTTTTTGTTGGGGTCGCTGGCGGTGTGGACCTTGATGCTGTCGCCTGGGGGTGACGAGCGTGATGTGTTGTTGGCTGGGGGCGTGTCGGGGGCGAGGTTGGCGGGGGGTTCGCTGGTGCTGCCTGTGTCGAACGGGCTGAATGCGTTTGCGGCGCAGCATGGGGCTTGTGCGAAGGATTCGTCGAAGATCATGCGTCAGGTGGTGCTGCCGAAGGAGGTGATGGCGTTGCCTGGGGCGTTGCATGAGTATTTCGGGGATTCGTTTGATCAGACGCTGCCTATGGATTTGAGTGTGATGGGGTTCCGGTTC
This region includes:
- a CDS encoding HNH endonuclease, yielding MSAGPGQAWTREQTLAALSLYCQIPFGKMHHRNASVIALASRLGRTPSSVAFRLVNLASLDPEHHERGVRGMSNASAMDRQVWSDYYGRWDELAEAANTTGDELTESECFNVVTEAESTVKSRRGQAFFRRAVLSAYEGACCVTGIHAGELLRASHIVPWSQNHEHRLDPRNGIALNALHDACFDRGLLTFDQKLRLVVGRGLKDYVPNGVYDSFFGRFQGEMMRLPLRFRPHDEFLDYHRTRIFEE
- the mtnP gene encoding S-methyl-5'-thioadenosine phosphorylase, producing MNNNTLKLAVIGGSGLGEALNSESGTTHLPDTPFGKPSGPITETTWSGTPVFLLQRHGPGHLYNPSTVPYRANIFALKALGVTHIVASGAVGSLRESVAPGDLMIPDQIIDKTHKRPNTFYEQAAVHVEFADPFCPVMRQWLINTATQLDNIRVTPNGTYICMEGPAFSTRAESHLHRMWGGDLIGMTVMPEAKLAREAEIAYALVALPTDYDSWRPHTPNHAPQDLLQEIIGNLQKATAASLTLIREALRNPQPLADQPSPAHHALDLGIWSDKSKINADEIQRLHTLWGRHF
- a CDS encoding sigma-70 family RNA polymerase sigma factor, which produces MDREAFRELALGEMDSLYRMAMSLSRHPDEASDLVQETYLKALKAEGRFELREQGIRPWLFKILHNNFYTRVGKRKREPTIADDLEPRAAASTLAEDQPAWDLEHLDWEQVDDRLKRAIEELPEAYREVLLLSAVEGLKYREVAEVLDIPLGTVMSRLYRTRGILTGSLAELAAEHGMGKRDEEREDG